The proteins below come from a single Parageobacillus toebii NBRC 107807 genomic window:
- the ychF gene encoding redox-regulated ATPase YchF, with product MGLTAGIVGLPNVGKSTLFNAITKAGAESANYPFCTIEPNVGIVEVPDERLKVLTEMFKPQRTVPTVFEFTDIAGIVKGASKGEGLGNKFLSHIRQVDAICQVVRCFTDENITHVAGRVDPLADIETINLELIFADLETVDKRIDRVGKIAKQKDKDAVFEYDILVRLKETFEAGKPARTLSFTEEEMKVVKQLHLLTIKPMLYVANVGEEDVASPDANPFVKQVREFAKSDNAEVIVVCAKIEEEIAQLDDEEKELFLQELGIQQSGLDQLIRASYNLLGLATFFTAGEQEVRAWTFRRGMKAPECAGIIHSDFERGFIRAETVSYEDLIAAGSMAAAREAGKIRLEGKDYEVQDGDIIYFRFNV from the coding sequence ATGGGATTAACAGCAGGAATCGTCGGTTTGCCGAACGTCGGAAAGTCGACGCTATTTAATGCGATTACAAAAGCGGGAGCAGAATCTGCTAATTATCCTTTCTGTACAATTGAACCAAACGTTGGTATTGTTGAAGTGCCGGATGAGCGGTTGAAAGTGTTGACGGAAATGTTCAAACCGCAACGTACGGTACCGACCGTGTTTGAATTTACCGATATTGCCGGAATTGTCAAAGGGGCAAGTAAAGGAGAGGGGCTTGGGAATAAATTTTTATCGCACATTCGCCAAGTCGACGCCATTTGTCAAGTCGTTCGTTGTTTTACGGATGAAAATATCACCCATGTAGCGGGAAGAGTCGATCCGCTTGCGGATATTGAAACGATTAATTTAGAGCTAATTTTCGCCGACTTAGAAACGGTCGATAAACGCATAGACCGCGTCGGCAAAATAGCGAAACAAAAAGATAAAGACGCCGTTTTTGAATATGATATTCTGGTGCGCCTGAAAGAAACGTTCGAAGCAGGAAAACCAGCGCGTACGCTTTCATTTACAGAGGAAGAAATGAAAGTAGTCAAGCAGCTTCACCTATTAACGATCAAACCGATGTTATATGTTGCTAATGTCGGTGAAGAGGATGTCGCTAGTCCAGATGCCAACCCGTTCGTCAAACAAGTTCGCGAATTTGCGAAAAGCGACAATGCTGAAGTGATTGTTGTTTGCGCGAAAATTGAAGAAGAAATCGCTCAATTGGATGATGAGGAAAAAGAGTTGTTTTTACAAGAACTTGGCATTCAACAATCGGGTCTAGATCAATTAATTCGTGCATCATATAACTTGCTTGGATTGGCAACGTTCTTCACTGCAGGGGAACAAGAAGTGCGCGCATGGACGTTTCGCCGAGGGATGAAAGCGCCAGAGTGCGCGGGAATTATTCACTCCGATTTTGAACGGGGATTTATTCGTGCGGAAACGGTTTCTTACGAGGATTTAATCGCAGCTGGGTCGATGGCGGCGGCACGCGAGGCAGGAAAAATCCGGTTGGAAGGAAAAGATTATGAAGTACAAGATGGCGATATTATTTATTTCCGCTTCAATGTTTAA
- the rpsR gene encoding 30S ribosomal protein S18, whose protein sequence is MMAGRKGGRAKRRKVCYFTANGITHIDYKDVDLLKKFISERGKILPRRVTGTSAKYQRKLTVAIKRARQMALLPYVADE, encoded by the coding sequence ATGATGGCAGGACGTAAAGGCGGACGCGCAAAACGTCGGAAAGTATGCTATTTCACAGCGAACGGAATTACACATATCGACTATAAAGATGTAGACTTGTTAAAGAAATTCATTTCGGAGCGCGGCAAAATTTTACCTCGCCGTGTTACTGGCACAAGCGCGAAATATCAACGTAAATTGACGGTTGCTATTAAACGCGCTCGTCAAATGGCATTATTGCCATACGTAGCAGACGAATAA
- the rpsF gene encoding 30S ribosomal protein S6 yields MRKYEIMYIIRPNLDDEARQAVVDRFNNILKENGAEITNVTDWGKRRLAYEIKKYRDGHYMILNVVSEPKAVQEFDRLARISDDIIRHIVVKEEK; encoded by the coding sequence GTGAGAAAGTACGAAATCATGTACATTATCCGCCCAAATTTAGACGATGAAGCGAGACAAGCAGTAGTGGATCGTTTCAATAATATTTTAAAAGAAAATGGTGCGGAAATTACAAATGTGACGGATTGGGGCAAACGCCGCTTAGCATATGAAATTAAAAAATACCGTGACGGTCATTACATGATTTTGAATGTCGTCTCTGAGCCAAAAGCGGTGCAAGAGTTTGACCGTTTAGCAAGAATCAGCGACGATATTATCCGTCATATTGTCGTAAAAGAAGAAAAATAA
- a CDS encoding DUF951 domain-containing protein, producing MENKEFGLYDIVEMKKPHPCGTNRWKVIRLGADIRIKCEGCAHSVLLPRKEFVRKMKKVLVKHEE from the coding sequence ATGGAAAATAAAGAGTTTGGATTATACGATATCGTGGAAATGAAAAAGCCGCATCCGTGCGGAACAAACCGCTGGAAAGTGATTCGTTTAGGCGCCGATATTCGCATCAAATGCGAAGGTTGCGCCCATAGCGTGCTGCTTCCGCGAAAAGAATTTGTACGAAAGATGAAAAAAGTGTTAGTCAAGCATGAGGAGTAA
- the ssb gene encoding single-stranded DNA-binding protein, with amino-acid sequence MINRVILVGRLTRDPELRYTPSGVAVATFTLAVNRPFTNQQGEREADFINCVVWRRQAENVANFLKKGSLAGVDGRLQTRSYEGQDGRRVYVTEVVADSVQFLEPKSSAEQRGVAAGGYYGEPFPFGPDQNHRNPNEKDFSRIDEDPFANDGQTIDISDDDLPF; translated from the coding sequence ATGATTAATCGCGTAATTCTTGTAGGAAGGTTAACGAGAGATCCGGAATTACGCTATACTCCAAGTGGGGTGGCTGTTGCCACGTTTACGCTTGCTGTCAATCGTCCGTTTACAAACCAGCAAGGTGAACGTGAAGCGGATTTTATTAACTGCGTTGTTTGGCGTCGTCAAGCCGAAAATGTCGCGAATTTCTTAAAAAAGGGAAGTTTAGCCGGAGTAGACGGTCGTTTACAAACCCGCAGCTATGAAGGTCAAGATGGAAGACGTGTATATGTGACGGAAGTGGTTGCTGATAGCGTCCAATTTCTTGAGCCGAAAAGTAGCGCAGAACAGCGTGGAGTGGCAGCAGGCGGCTACTATGGGGAGCCATTCCCATTTGGACCAGATCAGAACCATCGCAATCCAAACGAAAAAGATTTTAGTCGCATAGATGAAGATCCTTTTGCAAACGATGGTCAAACGATCGATATTTCGGATGATGACCTACCGTTTTAA